AAGACTGGACGAAACAATGATCTCCGCGGTTTCATCGTCACAATTTTATTCGCTTCCCATCGGGCCGCGCAGGGCCCTGTCCTCGACCCGAGTCAAGGCATTCTACGCTCCAGCGGCACCGAGAGAGACGCATTACCAATTGCTGGGGATTGCGGAGAATGGAACAGTATTGGAAATCAAAAGAGCCTACAAAGAGCTGGCGAGAAAGTACCATCCGGACGTTTCGGCTCCGGAGAGAAGGGAAGAACACACGAGGAGGTTTATACTGGTGCGCGAAGCCTATCAAACACTTTCGGATCCACAGACTAGAGCTTTGTACGATCATAACTTTGCCACACGAGATGACAAGGTACCAGTTTTTTGCATGATCCTGAACAATTTTGTTGGGTATAAATGTATAATAATTTTGTCTGAACAATCGAAATGTGATTTTTAGGTCGCTATAcgctttaaaatatttgagttatgtcATTGACACAAATTATAGTTTTTTGATAAAACAACAAATGTTTGGTCTTACAATTGTCATCAGAGTCAAAGTCACGAATTCGATTCTCATTAATTACAATTAGTATAGCTATTAAGAGGAAGATAGAACAATCGAAATGTTGTGCTTAGACTCTTCTATATTGTTTGatttatgttatttatttaatgaaaacAGAGAATGGAGGAAAGAGGATGGTGGAGAAGAAGATGGCAATCTCAGCTTGATGAGCTTCAGAGAAGAAACACGTACAAGGATTCCACGAGAATGTCTCGGGTTGCTCCACCAATGCAGGAAACGTAACTTTGAATATTTGTACATAATTGATGGATGATATCAGGTCACACTAGTATTTTGTTAGAAAATCGGATTTAGTGATTTTATCTTATAAAAGTCAgctaatttaaattatttcataCTTCATGCAACGGTTCTAGAGtaagtttcttgtgagacggtctcatgaatctttatctgtgagactggtcaatcctatcgatattcacaataaaaagtaatactgttagcataaaaaataatacattttcatggatgacccaaataagagatatgtctcacaaaatatgatcggtgagatcgtctcacacaagtttttaccataaTTTAGATATCCATTCAATTTTATCGGACTTTCTCCCCTTTTTTACAGACCATTATATCCTAGTTCATTTGtaaaaattgattaattattttaagtacaagctAAAGAAATTTAATTAGATATTGGTGTCTTAtatttcactaaattatttataattatgtaattcattcaaaatattcaaaatggTTAAAATTTCACTAATCAAGTAGCTagttatttaatcaaataatataaaaatatttatatatgtcaAAATGTGATATAAAACAAAATTTCACGCTTTTATGCACAAAACGGggtttagaaaatatatttcttaATTAATACAAGATGGCCTGTGATGACTGATGCGAGTCTAGACCAAATTGACAGTACcatgtttatttattatattatattatacctTATTAGTTATACACCATAAATGGTTAAATaaacttgattttgattttttatgttaaagatgAACAAAGTGTTAGAATCAACTGTTTATCATTAGAATAAAAGTTTAATATGTTACTTAAGACACAACTTTTTTTTCTTATAATCATGACAGCGTAAAATGCACTTATTTGAATGTTAATATGTCGGACTACAGACCTATGAGCTCAGAGAAGGCCGATATATATTTGTTGGTACTGTCACATATCAAAAAGAGATCaatcttataatttttttatcgtCAGTCGTATCCCcaacaaaaataatattatccGTTAAAATTTGATCCATCTAAATAACCAGATCAAAACGTATGAAATTCTCACATAAACAATATAATAGAATTAGTTAGTTAGATATATattgataatattataattataaaaatattttaatttaaaatagttcattaaaaaattataaaaattaataagagaaatttaaaaaaaattaataagagaaatttaaataaaataaaactaaaaaatcACAATGAGACCATGTTTTTCtgtttaattcttaataataAAATGTAAGGGATATTATTTGTGTAATTTAAGATTTATATTTGATCGGAAATTCACCTTGGCGAAGTGGCGTCAATCCTGTTGGGCGTATACGATGGCTGCAAATTTCTGGACTTCATCGCACTTGTACGTCTCAATTTGCGGGCGTTTGAATACTtgtttcttgattttactacttaTTTTTACGTTCAACTTCCTTCTTTACCTGTTTGTGAAAATTAGCAAACAGATTCTTGACCCAGAAGAGGTTGATGTAGTGCATCCGCAGGATAAGGAGAGGGGTATAACGCTTGATGACTTCAAGCTCATCAAGTTGCATATGGCCAACTGTAATGCTCGCCTTTCAATTTCTCTCACGGGTTTTCATATTTCTGAATAACGCGATAAATATGACAAGTGTGAAGGTTCCCACTTTGCAATGTAATCTTACTTTCATTTGATTTTTGATAAATGGGTACTGGTTATTAATCTGAATCCTCAAAATAATGACTATATTTTAGTGTTTCAGCTATTttcaattcaacttcttgagTGTATTCCGGGAATTGTTTCATTTCATtcctttccttttccttttccttccATCATATGTTTGAGGTCTTTGTTCTTCTCTCTCTTTTTCATCATTGGACGGGTTGAATAAGTGAATTTTTTGTGCTGCATTTGATTTGGCATGTGATAGGAGTGTGACATAACCTTGTTCCCAGTGTCATGGTTATGTGGAAATGTTTCTTTTTATTTGATCCTCTTAATATAATAGCAGTTTTTTGACATTTATCA
This is a stretch of genomic DNA from Primulina eburnea isolate SZY01 unplaced genomic scaffold, ASM2296580v1 ctg813_ERROPOS5677299, whole genome shotgun sequence. It encodes these proteins:
- the LOC140822410 gene encoding chaperone protein dnaJ 20, chloroplastic-like — its product is MISAVSSSQFYSLPIGPRRALSSTRVKAFYAPAAPRETHYQLLGIAENGTVLEIKRAYKELARKYHPDVSAPERREEHTRRFILVREAYQTLSDPQTRALYDHNFATRDDKRMEERGWWRRRWQSQLDELQRRNTYKDSTRMSRVAPPMQET